One Solibacillus isronensis genomic region harbors:
- a CDS encoding aldo/keto reductase, with product MLKNLQDTTTLNNGVKMPWLGIGTYLVEEGPDLLNAIKFAIKHGYRSIDTAAVYQNEEGVGEAIREALKETGISREELFITSKVWNTDLGYEETLAAYETSLKKLGLEYLDLYLIHWAVVDKYKDAWRAMETLYKEGKVKAIGVCNFQVHHLEDLMKDAEIKPMINQVEYHPRLAQSEVKAFCENNDIQFEAWSPLMQAKLLDNPLLNELAAKYNKTVSQVILRWDLQNGVVTIPKSTKEHRIVENADIFDFELTSEDMEQINGLNQDLRIGPDPDHFSF from the coding sequence ATGCTCAAAAATTTGCAAGATACAACAACATTAAATAACGGTGTTAAAATGCCTTGGCTAGGAATCGGTACATATTTAGTTGAGGAAGGACCTGACCTGTTAAACGCTATCAAATTTGCGATTAAACACGGTTACCGCAGTATCGATACAGCTGCCGTTTATCAAAATGAAGAGGGCGTCGGCGAAGCAATCCGTGAAGCACTAAAAGAAACCGGCATTTCAAGAGAAGAATTATTCATCACTTCTAAAGTGTGGAATACAGATTTAGGCTATGAGGAAACACTTGCTGCCTACGAAACAAGCTTAAAGAAATTAGGTCTTGAATACTTGGACTTATACCTTATTCACTGGGCAGTTGTAGATAAATATAAAGATGCATGGCGTGCGATGGAAACACTTTATAAAGAAGGAAAAGTGAAAGCGATCGGCGTATGTAACTTCCAGGTTCATCATTTAGAAGATTTGATGAAAGATGCGGAAATTAAACCGATGATCAACCAGGTGGAATACCACCCTCGCTTAGCTCAATCGGAAGTAAAAGCTTTCTGTGAAAACAACGACATTCAGTTCGAGGCATGGTCTCCGTTAATGCAGGCAAAATTATTGGACAACCCTCTATTAAACGAATTGGCTGCCAAATATAATAAAACTGTTTCTCAAGTCATTTTAAGATGGGATCTGCAAAACGGTGTTGTAACGATTCCAAAATCAACGAAAGAACATCGCATTGTAGAAAATGCCGATATTTTTGATTTTGAACTGACTTCTGAAGATATGGAACAGATTAATGGCCTTAACCAGGATTTACGTATCGGACCGGATCCTGATCACTTCAGCTTTTAA
- a CDS encoding general stress protein → MAKHVVGYYDTEAEAIKAVEELKQQGYSAQDISIISKNVSDVDAISNETGANAMEGAITGVAAGGTLGGLGGVIVGLGALAIPGIGPVVAAGPIAAGLTGLATGVMVGGIVGALVGMGIPEDEAERYNEQFEAGKILIMVAEDKRGSGTIL, encoded by the coding sequence ATGGCAAAACATGTCGTAGGATATTATGATACAGAAGCAGAAGCAATTAAAGCCGTTGAAGAATTAAAGCAACAAGGATACAGTGCACAGGATATTTCAATCATCAGTAAAAACGTATCGGATGTAGATGCAATCTCCAATGAAACAGGCGCAAATGCCATGGAAGGCGCAATTACAGGTGTTGCTGCCGGCGGAACATTAGGCGGACTCGGCGGTGTTATCGTCGGACTTGGTGCACTTGCGATTCCAGGTATCGGACCTGTTGTTGCTGCCGGACCAATCGCTGCTGGGTTAACCGGATTAGCTACCGGTGTAATGGTCGGCGGAATCGTCGGTGCTTTAGTCGGGATGGGTATTCCGGAAGACGAGGCAGAGCGCTACAACGAACAATTTGAAGCCGGCAAGATTTTAATCATGGTGGCAGAAGATAAACGCGGTTCAGGCACCATTTTATAA
- a CDS encoding general stress protein, which produces MVKHIVGYYDTEAEAIDAIEDLKRQGYRTEDISVISKSQSDVDTISDETGANVAEGAATGAAAGGALGGIGGVLAGLGALVIPGIGPIVGAGPIVAGITGAAAGAGVGGLTGALIGMGIPEDEANRYNEQFESGKILIMVDENSRTTLL; this is translated from the coding sequence ATGGTAAAACATATTGTGGGTTATTATGATACAGAAGCAGAGGCAATTGATGCAATCGAGGATTTAAAACGACAAGGTTACCGTACTGAAGATATTTCAGTTATCAGTAAAAGCCAATCGGATGTTGATACAATTTCCGATGAAACAGGTGCAAACGTTGCAGAAGGTGCAGCTACAGGCGCAGCTGCGGGCGGTGCATTAGGCGGAATTGGCGGCGTACTTGCAGGTCTTGGCGCATTGGTGATTCCAGGGATCGGTCCTATTGTCGGAGCAGGTCCAATTGTTGCCGGTATTACAGGCGCGGCAGCTGGTGCTGGTGTCGGTGGCTTGACGGGTGCTCTTATCGGAATGGGGATTCCAGAAGATGAAGCAAATCGTTACAACGAACAATTTGAATCTGGTAAAATTTTAATTATGGTAGACGAAAACTCACGTACAACACTTTTATAA
- the crcB gene encoding fluoride efflux transporter CrcB has translation MTNFLLVAVGGFFGAILRAFISKRLNHTNRFVHLGTFTVNMLGSFALGFLVNMHLHTNANLILSIGFLGAFTTFSTFKLESLTLVHAKQWKQFVLYSLLTYMVGLSFAFAGFWVAKLYLS, from the coding sequence ATGACGAATTTCTTGTTAGTGGCAGTTGGCGGATTTTTCGGAGCCATTTTACGCGCTTTTATTTCTAAGCGGCTCAATCATACAAACCGATTTGTTCACCTTGGCACTTTTACGGTAAATATGCTCGGCTCGTTTGCATTGGGATTTTTGGTTAATATGCATCTTCATACAAATGCAAACCTTATTTTGAGTATCGGATTTTTAGGAGCTTTTACTACATTCTCTACTTTCAAATTGGAAAGTCTGACACTTGTCCATGCAAAACAATGGAAGCAATTTGTACTCTATTCTTTACTCACATATATGGTCGGCCTATCCTTTGCTTTTGCCGGCTTTTGGGTAGCAAAATTATATTTATCCTAA
- the crcB gene encoding fluoride efflux transporter CrcB has product MILIGIGGAIGAVLRYSVSLLLLTNETAAFPFATVAVNLAGCFLLGLLSSGLELKISANPDYLSAFKTGLIGSFTTFSTFSVEVIQLLLHHFYLSAILYIFISAIFGLIFVAFGMKIGKSLSEREEPV; this is encoded by the coding sequence ATGATTTTAATAGGAATCGGGGGTGCAATTGGGGCGGTACTACGATATAGTGTCTCCCTGCTTTTGTTAACAAACGAGACAGCTGCCTTCCCTTTTGCGACGGTAGCAGTGAATTTGGCAGGCTGCTTTCTTTTAGGGTTGCTCTCTTCCGGTCTTGAACTAAAAATTTCAGCAAACCCTGATTATTTATCAGCATTCAAAACCGGTTTAATCGGCTCATTTACGACTTTTTCCACGTTCAGTGTCGAAGTTATCCAGCTGCTGCTGCATCACTTTTATCTTTCCGCCATCCTTTATATTTTCATTAGTGCCATCTTCGGATTAATTTTTGTTGCGTTTGGCATGAAGATTGGAAAAAGCCTTTCGGAAAGGGAAGAACCAGTATGA
- a CDS encoding LysE/ArgO family amino acid transporter, with translation MQPLIHGILLAFGLILPLGVQNVFIFNQGATHRKFTKALPAIVTVGICDTILIYLAVAGVSVIVFSFEWLKITLFLAGFFFLAYMGWVIWKDNPTINAKRDQKGFSARRQITFAASVSLLNPHAILDTIGVIGTSSLAYTGYDKWMFTVACIVVSWVWFLSLAIVGRKIGQIDSNGKFLNYLNKISAVIIWIMALYMGYQFYALLGE, from the coding sequence GTGCAACCATTAATTCATGGAATCCTACTGGCATTTGGCTTAATTTTGCCATTAGGTGTTCAAAACGTATTTATTTTTAATCAAGGTGCCACACACCGGAAATTTACGAAAGCATTGCCTGCAATAGTAACAGTAGGAATCTGTGATACGATTTTAATTTATTTGGCGGTAGCGGGAGTATCGGTGATTGTTTTTAGTTTTGAATGGTTGAAAATAACACTGTTTTTAGCGGGATTCTTTTTCTTGGCGTATATGGGATGGGTGATATGGAAAGACAACCCTACGATAAATGCAAAGCGGGACCAAAAGGGATTTTCAGCTCGACGCCAAATAACATTTGCTGCATCCGTGTCGCTACTTAATCCTCATGCTATTTTGGATACAATCGGGGTAATCGGAACAAGTTCATTAGCTTACACAGGTTATGACAAATGGATGTTTACAGTAGCCTGCATAGTCGTATCATGGGTTTGGTTTCTGTCACTTGCCATTGTCGGGAGAAAGATTGGACAAATTGACAGTAACGGAAAATTCTTAAATTATCTTAATAAAATATCGGCGGTAATTATTTGGATAATGGCGCTGTATATGGGCTATCAGTTTTATGCATTGCTGGGTGAATAG
- a CDS encoding purine-cytosine permease family protein: protein MRSEITADQNLRERNLYQEEATSDYTFDRVPREERKMGWLSITNITFGIATAIFYFQMGSVMALQFGAVNALISAGYAIIVAGILGSIIVYLSAKSGMNVNLLSRGGFGYIGASLTSLIYASNFIMYCAFEGMILVAAVHAFFPAIPIWLLIVFFGSLVIPLNWFGIKQLDKLQKWSLPIFGFFLITAIVIAFNTPSLNSGNFWTYMPEGVQIGGTALLLCIGMQHGIMGLTALIASDYARFLKPKDLKVGSIAIGFIPQIFCFGVMGGLGIWFGVKFAEANPGVYIVTLLGLGGVVFTVLTQVRINITNIYSSSLSLSNFFENMFGFTPGRRFWVVVGGVIAMILMLGGIVDHLQIAMTFQGVALMSWAAVLVTEALVLKKWLKIGTRYYESRQENLFKWNPVGVIALIVPTIIGTIAALGYMGTFLQNTAAFFAALMAAILTVILGLATKGRYYSKKEANDIPKEDWIG, encoded by the coding sequence ATGAGATCTGAGATTACTGCAGATCAAAATTTAAGAGAACGAAACTTATATCAAGAAGAAGCAACTAGTGACTATACTTTTGACCGAGTTCCGCGTGAAGAGCGCAAAATGGGCTGGTTAAGTATCACAAATATAACGTTTGGCATCGCAACTGCCATCTTCTATTTCCAGATGGGGAGCGTCATGGCACTACAATTCGGAGCGGTCAATGCGCTCATCTCAGCTGGTTATGCCATCATTGTCGCTGGTATTCTTGGAAGCATCATAGTTTATTTATCGGCAAAGTCCGGCATGAACGTCAACTTATTATCCCGCGGAGGATTCGGTTATATCGGAGCCTCATTAACCTCATTAATTTACGCATCAAACTTTATTATGTATTGTGCATTTGAAGGTATGATTCTAGTCGCTGCAGTTCATGCATTCTTCCCGGCGATTCCGATCTGGCTTTTAATTGTATTCTTTGGTTCCTTAGTAATTCCGTTAAACTGGTTTGGCATTAAACAATTGGACAAACTTCAAAAGTGGTCATTGCCTATTTTTGGGTTCTTCCTCATTACGGCCATTGTCATAGCTTTCAACACCCCATCACTTAACTCCGGAAATTTCTGGACCTATATGCCTGAGGGTGTTCAAATAGGTGGTACGGCATTGCTGTTATGTATCGGAATGCAACATGGTATCATGGGACTTACGGCTTTAATTGCCTCGGATTATGCACGATTCCTGAAACCGAAAGATTTGAAAGTCGGTTCAATTGCAATCGGATTTATTCCGCAAATCTTCTGTTTTGGTGTAATGGGTGGCCTTGGCATTTGGTTCGGTGTAAAATTCGCCGAAGCTAATCCCGGCGTTTATATCGTGACATTATTAGGGCTCGGTGGTGTCGTATTCACGGTACTAACACAGGTTCGAATTAATATAACGAATATTTACAGCAGCTCACTTTCCCTCTCGAACTTTTTTGAAAACATGTTTGGTTTTACACCAGGACGCCGTTTTTGGGTAGTAGTAGGCGGTGTCATTGCGATGATCTTGATGCTTGGTGGTATTGTCGATCATCTTCAAATTGCGATGACATTCCAAGGTGTAGCACTGATGAGCTGGGCAGCAGTTCTCGTAACGGAAGCACTCGTGCTCAAAAAATGGCTGAAAATCGGCACACGCTATTACGAATCCAGACAGGAAAACCTGTTTAAATGGAATCCGGTTGGTGTCATTGCTTTAATTGTGCCAACTATAATCGGTACAATTGCAGCGCTCGGATATATGGGCACTTTCCTGCAAAATACTGCCGCCTTTTTCGCAGCGCTTATGGCAGCAATTCTGACTGTCATTTTAGGGTTGGCGACAAAAGGGCGATACTATAGCAAGAAAGAAGCAAATGATATTCCGAAAGAGGATTGGATTGGTTAA
- a CDS encoding sensor domain-containing diguanylate cyclase, producing MSIVVGGILICLIVLCIRLHNEKAKLQQKINLFKPMIETTEGIRDMLYYCEVYPKLKYLYLSPSIDSNLGPNSLEKHLNNPDIIFDIVHPDDHDILRKKQLGTLNFDKPITVRFKNHLGEYIWFEEYATPVYKDGKVIAVQGVYRNVHSQYILQEQLEYKSTHDGLTGLYNREYFQLKKKEFNEIAIPISVIVADLDDLKEINDEYGHQMGDRLIIAAADCLKKFADEEMIVARVGGDEFIVLMPHKDNFEVEQYIENVCSKMWEFSNTLPFSPIHISIGYEYSPSSYGVMRQLLNKADQKMYKNKKMKKMLI from the coding sequence ATGAGTATTGTTGTAGGAGGTATATTAATTTGCCTCATCGTATTATGTATACGTCTGCACAATGAAAAGGCGAAGTTGCAACAAAAAATAAATTTATTTAAACCAATGATTGAAACGACTGAAGGCATCCGGGATATGTTATATTACTGTGAAGTTTACCCGAAACTAAAATATCTTTATTTAAGCCCAAGTATAGACAGTAATTTAGGGCCAAATTCGCTGGAAAAACATTTAAATAATCCGGATATAATTTTTGATATTGTTCACCCTGATGACCACGATATTTTAAGGAAGAAACAATTGGGAACACTTAATTTCGATAAACCGATAACAGTAAGGTTTAAAAACCATTTAGGAGAATACATTTGGTTTGAAGAATATGCTACACCTGTTTACAAAGATGGGAAAGTGATTGCAGTGCAAGGCGTGTACAGAAACGTACATAGTCAATATATTTTGCAGGAGCAGCTGGAATACAAATCGACTCATGATGGATTAACAGGTTTGTACAATAGAGAGTATTTCCAATTGAAAAAGAAAGAATTTAATGAAATTGCAATCCCTATATCTGTAATTGTCGCAGACTTAGATGACTTGAAAGAAATTAATGACGAATATGGCCATCAAATGGGAGACCGGTTAATTATTGCAGCAGCCGATTGCTTAAAAAAATTTGCAGACGAAGAAATGATTGTTGCAAGAGTTGGCGGAGATGAATTCATAGTTTTGATGCCGCATAAAGATAACTTTGAAGTTGAACAATATATAGAAAATGTATGCTCTAAAATGTGGGAATTTTCTAACACCTTACCATTCTCGCCTATCCACATTTCAATTGGATATGAATATTCACCTTCTTCATATGGCGTAATGAGACAACTGCTTAATAAAGCCGATCAGAAAATGTATAAAAATAAAAAGATGAAAAAGATGTTGATCTGA